One genomic segment of Amycolatopsis sp. WQ 127309 includes these proteins:
- a CDS encoding NADP-dependent oxidoreductase has translation MQEQSRAVRLDAFGGPEVLEVRAVSAPQAGPGQVRVRVTAAGLNPMDWIMTADADTAARFGLSLPAGFGTDYAGVVDQVGAEVTGFAPGDRVFGGALSRAVADFVVIEPAGAIAANEAHHTPDGVDDRTAATLAIAGRTASAALAVVAPGPDDTVLIGGAAGGVGVFAVQLARIAGARVIGTGSAASAGFLRDLGAEPVVYGDGLADRVRALAPGGVTAAMDLHGTETVHVARDLGVPDGRICTVAAQVDGVSAANGANAAPGALEELARLVAAGRLRVPVAASFPIEQIRRAAELQAGRHVHGKVVIDL, from the coding sequence ATGCAAGAACAGAGCAGGGCGGTCCGGCTCGACGCCTTCGGCGGCCCCGAAGTCCTCGAGGTCCGCGCGGTTTCCGCTCCGCAGGCCGGCCCGGGACAGGTCCGCGTGCGGGTCACCGCGGCCGGGCTGAACCCGATGGACTGGATCATGACCGCCGACGCGGACACCGCCGCCCGGTTCGGCTTGAGCCTCCCGGCCGGGTTCGGCACCGACTACGCGGGCGTGGTCGACCAGGTCGGCGCCGAGGTGACCGGCTTCGCCCCCGGCGATCGGGTGTTCGGGGGCGCGTTGTCCCGCGCCGTCGCCGACTTCGTGGTGATCGAGCCGGCCGGGGCGATCGCGGCGAACGAGGCGCACCACACCCCCGACGGCGTCGACGACCGCACCGCCGCCACCCTCGCGATCGCCGGCCGCACGGCATCCGCCGCCCTCGCCGTGGTCGCCCCGGGCCCGGACGACACCGTGCTGATCGGCGGCGCGGCGGGCGGGGTCGGGGTGTTCGCCGTCCAGCTGGCCCGGATCGCCGGAGCGCGCGTGATCGGGACGGGATCGGCGGCGTCGGCCGGTTTCCTGCGCGACCTCGGCGCCGAGCCGGTCGTCTACGGCGACGGCCTGGCCGACCGGGTCCGGGCCCTCGCCCCCGGCGGCGTCACCGCCGCCATGGACCTGCACGGGACGGAGACCGTGCACGTCGCACGGGATCTCGGCGTCCCGGACGGCCGCATCTGCACCGTCGCCGCGCAGGTCGACGGCGTGTCGGCGGCCAACGGCGCGAACGCCGCTCCCGGTGCCCTGGAAGAGCTCGCCCGCCTCGTCGCGGCGGGCCGGCTCCGGGTGCCTGTCGCGGCGAGCTTCCCGATCGAGCAGATCCGCCGCGCGGCCGAGCTGCAGGCCGGCCGGCACGTGCACGGCAAGGTCGTCATCGACCTCTAG
- a CDS encoding TetR/AcrR family transcriptional regulator, producing MAEAETRVPRADAARNRDQLLAVATRVFVAADAEPSMRAIAREAGVGIATLYRHFPTRESLVDAVYRDQVGRLTTGARELTATLPPAAAMRRWMDLFGDWIATKNGMLDTLLAMIDAGEIAHAQTRTELLTAITTILDAGGVAGDLRADVTAEDIAASLIGIFTVAPRPGQEAKAGRLLDLLMDGLRPPPG from the coding sequence TTGGCTGAGGCAGAGACACGCGTGCCGCGGGCGGACGCGGCCCGCAACCGTGACCAGCTGCTCGCGGTGGCGACCCGGGTGTTCGTGGCGGCGGACGCCGAGCCGTCGATGCGGGCGATCGCCCGTGAGGCCGGTGTCGGCATCGCCACGCTCTACCGGCACTTCCCGACCCGTGAGTCGCTGGTCGACGCGGTCTACCGCGACCAGGTCGGCCGGCTCACGACCGGCGCCCGCGAGCTGACCGCGACGCTGCCGCCGGCCGCCGCGATGCGGCGCTGGATGGACCTGTTCGGGGACTGGATCGCGACCAAGAACGGCATGCTCGACACGCTGCTCGCGATGATCGACGCCGGCGAGATCGCCCACGCGCAGACCCGGACCGAGCTGCTGACGGCCATCACCACGATCCTCGACGCCGGCGGCGTGGCGGGCGACCTCCGCGCCGACGTCACCGCCGAGGACATCGCCGCTTCCCTCATCGGCATCTTCACCGTGGCGCCCCGGCCAGGGCAGGAAGCCAAGGCCGGTCGCCTGCTTGACCTGTTGATGGACGGCCTCCGGCCACCGCCCGGCTGA
- a CDS encoding DUF692 domain-containing protein — translation MGELGIGIGWRHELDLSIARLPGVDWVEVVAENLHHDNLPETLVALRERGLPVLPHAVSLSLGGAEPLDTGRVQHLAEIARALDAPLVSDHVCFVRAGGLDSGHLMPLPRTREALDVLVANVRLAQSIVDVPFALENIAAVLEWPHAELTEEQFLTELTERTDCRLIIDVANLYANARNIGTDPEAFLDGIPWERLAYVHMAGGIERDGVYHDTHAHPVLPEVLALLEELRRRTDPPGVLLERDDDYPSDAELAAELAALRGAVTV, via the coding sequence CTGGCGGCACGAGCTCGACCTGTCCATCGCCCGGCTCCCGGGCGTGGACTGGGTCGAGGTCGTGGCCGAGAACCTGCACCACGACAACCTCCCGGAGACGCTCGTCGCGCTGCGGGAGCGCGGTCTGCCGGTGCTGCCGCACGCCGTCTCGCTCTCGCTCGGCGGAGCCGAGCCGCTCGACACCGGCCGCGTCCAGCACCTCGCGGAGATCGCGCGGGCGCTGGACGCGCCGCTGGTCAGCGACCACGTCTGCTTCGTGCGCGCGGGCGGGCTCGACTCCGGGCACCTGATGCCGCTCCCCCGCACCCGGGAGGCGCTGGACGTGCTGGTCGCGAACGTGCGCCTCGCGCAGTCCATTGTGGACGTCCCGTTCGCGCTGGAGAACATCGCCGCGGTACTGGAATGGCCGCACGCCGAGCTCACCGAGGAGCAGTTCCTCACCGAGCTCACCGAGCGGACGGACTGCCGGCTGATCATCGACGTCGCCAATCTGTACGCCAACGCGCGCAACATCGGCACCGACCCGGAGGCGTTCCTCGACGGCATCCCGTGGGAGCGCCTGGCGTACGTCCACATGGCGGGCGGCATCGAGCGCGACGGCGTCTACCACGACACGCACGCGCACCCGGTGCTGCCGGAAGTCCTCGCGCTGCTGGAAGAACTCCGCCGCCGGACGGACCCGCCGGGAGTCCTGCTGGAACGCGACGACGACTACCCGAGCGACGCCGAGCTGGCGGCGGAGCTGGCCGCGCTCCGGGGGGCGGTGACGGTGTGA